A part of Anabas testudineus chromosome 7, fAnaTes1.2, whole genome shotgun sequence genomic DNA contains:
- the LOC113166839 gene encoding transmembrane protein 26 — MCRLLNILLALLSRFLFAVHGVVTVWRVVAVTGEPLYWLLLTGVALLGVEMAVTLKCTRNAEWKWFSPMVFLYLSTVIPSIWFLELSLLQSKLPVNNSSGPEFHLLAHIPITAGIVELDPENWVAGLEQTMLIVLVLGRWLMPKGDMSRDQLSQLLMVNVGLGADILDIFDTFKEPEVKTNRVVVIVGLALFSWALMQFPLVLTQTRPPKGESSQRSRGALSCCPGTPPSFTSCCSSEVWSLLLTVGLQDGPFLVYRLYLMVQEKVLNQLMIFFTCKNILIVLLELYRIYVVQCEQQAGESAFERCAALVLRCQTQRGGEVKEEEKHEETGSKESCHTDTERGTEREEDQRYVQV; from the exons ATGTGCCGTCTCCTGAACATCCTGCTGGCTTTGCTGAGCCGCTTCCTCTTTGCTGTCCACGGGGTGGTGACGGTGTGGCGCGTTGTGGCTGTCACAGGGGAGCCACTCTATTGGCTGCTGCTGACGGGCGTGGCTCTGCTTGGAGTGGAAATGGCTGTCACTCTCAAGTGCACCCGTAACGCAGAGTGGAAATG GTTCTCCCCGATGGTTTTCCTCTACCTCAGTACTGTCATTCCATCCATTTGGTTTCTGGAGCTGAGCCTGCTGCAGTCCAAGCTGCCCGTCAACAATTCCTCAGGCCCCGAGTTTCATTTGCTGGCTCACATCCCGATCACAGCG GGCATTGTGGAACTGGACCCAGAGAACTGGGTTGCTGGCCTCGAGCAGACTATGCTCATAGTGTTGGTTCTGGGCCGCTGGCTGATGCCCAAGGGGGACATGTCCCGTGACCAGCTGTCCCAGCTCCTCATGGTCAATGTGGGACTGGGCGCAGACATCCTGGACATCTTCGACACCTTCAAGGAGCCTGAAGTCAAAACCAACAGAGTGGTCGTCATCGTAGGTCTGGCTCTCTTTTCTTGGGCTCTCATGCAGTTTCCTCTGGTGCTCACGCAGACACGACCCCCCAAGGGCGAATCTTCTCAGAGGAGCAGGGGTGCTCTCTCCTGCTGCCCTGGAACTCCACCCTCGttcacctcctgctgctccagtgAAGTGTGGAGCCTGCTGCTCACAGTTGGACTCCAAGACGGCCCTTTTCTGGTTTACAGGCTCTACCTTATGGTTCAAGAGAAAGTACTCAACCAGCTCATGATTTTCTTCACCTGCAAGAACATCCTCATTGTCCTGTTGGAGCTTTACCGAATCTACGTGGTTCAGTGTGAGCAGCAGGCAGGAGAGTCAGCGTTTGAGCGATGTGCCGCTCTAGTGCTCCGGTGTCAAACCCAGAGGGGCggagaggtgaaggaggaggagaaacacgAGGAAACAGGGAGCAAGGAGAGCTGtcatacagacacagagagaggaactGAGAGGGAGGAAGATCAGAGATATGTCCAGGTATAG